A stretch of the Orcinus orca chromosome 1, mOrcOrc1.1, whole genome shotgun sequence genome encodes the following:
- the FGR gene encoding tyrosine-protein kinase Fgr isoform X1 — MDLKEDGRARGMGCVFCKKLEPGPKEDGGLEEDFRGYRAADCCGPAPTQGRPASSFAHIPNYNNFSPQPASPAFLNGGTIRGISGTGVTLFIALYDYEARTEDDLTFAKGEKFHILNNIEGDWWEARSLSSGQTGYIPSNYVAPVDSIQAEEWYFGKIGRKDSERQLLSPGNPRGAFLIRESETTKGAYSLSIRDWDQARGDHVKHYKIRKLDTGGYYITTRAQFDSVQELVQHYLEVNDGLCHLLTAACTTVKPQTLGLAKDAWEISRSSIALERRLGTGCFGDVWLGMWNGSTKVAVKTLKPGTMSPKAFLAEAQIMKLLRHDKLVQLYAVVSEEPIYIVTEFLCHGSLLEFLKDREGWDLRLPQLVDMAAQVAEGMAYMERMNYIHRDLRAANILVGERLLCKIADFGLARLIEDDEYNPHQGTKFPIKWTAPEAALFGRFTIKSDVWSFGILLTELITKGRVPYPGMNKREVLEQVEHGYHMPCPTGCPASLYEVMEQTWRLDPDERPTFEYLQSFLEDYFTSTEPQYQPGDET, encoded by the exons CAGGGCACGTGGAATGGGCTGTGTGTTCTGCAAGAAGTTGGAGCCGGGGCCCAAGGAGGATGGTGGCCTGGAAGAGGACTTCAGGGGCTACAGGGCTGCAGACTGCTGTGGCCCTGCCCCTACTCAGGGCCGGCCTGCATCCTCCTTCGCCCATATCCCCAACTACAACAACTTCTCCCCTCAGCCCGCCAGCCCCGCCTTCCTCAATGGGGGCACCATCAGGGGCATCTCAG GGACTGGGGTGACCCTGTTCATCGCCCTTTATGACTATGAGGCCCGAACAGAGGATGACCTCACCTTCGCCAAGGGCGAGAAGTTCCACATCCTGAACAACAT CGAGGGTGACTGGTGGGAGGCTCGGTCCCTCAGCTCTGGACAAACTGGCTACATTCCCAGCAACTACGTGGCCCCTGTGGACTCCATCCAGGCTGAAGA GTGGTACTTTGGAAAGATCGGGAGGAAGGACTCAGAGAGGCAGCTGCTCTCCCCGGGGAACCCCCGGGGGGCCTTTCTCATTCGAGAGAGCGAGACCACCAAAG GCGCCTACTCCCTGTCCATCCGGGATTGGGACCAGGCCAGAGGCGATCACGTGAAGCATTACAAGATCCGCAAGCTGGACACAGGTGGCTACTACATCACCACGAGGGCTCAGTTCGACTCGGTACAGGAGCTGGTGCAGCACTACCTTG AGGTGAACGATGGACTGTGCCACCTGCTCACGGCGGCCTGCACCACCGTGAAGCCGCAGACGCTGGGCCTGGCCAAGGACGCCTGGGAGATCAGCCGCAGCTCCATCGCGCTCGAGCGGCGGCTGGGTACCGGCTGCTTCGGGGATGTGTGGCTGG GCATGTGGAACGGCAGCACGAAGGTGGCGGTGAAGACGCTGAAACCGGGCACCATGTCCCCGAAGGCCTTCCTGGCGGAGGCGCAGATCATGAAGCTGCTGCGCCATGACAAGCTGGTGCAGCTGTACGCAGTCGTGTCGGAGGAGCCCATCTACATCGTGACAGAATTCCTGTGCCACG GTAGCTTGCTGGAGTTCCTCAAGGACCGGGAGGGCTGGGATTTGAGGCTGCCCCAACTGGTGGACATGGCAGCCCAG GTAGCTGAGGGCATGGCCTACATGGAGCGCATGAACTACATCCACCGAGACCTGAGGGCAGCCAACATCCTTGTGGGGGAGCGGCTGCTGTGCAAGATTGCTGACTTCGGCCTGGCCCGTCTCATCGAGGATGATGAATACAACCCCCATCAAG GGACCAAGTTCCCCATCAAGTGGACAGCCCCAGAGGCTGCCCTCTTTGGCAGATTCACCATCAAGTCAGATGTGTGGTCCTTTGGGATCCTGCTCACTGAACTCATCACCAAGGGCCGAGTCCCCTACCCAG GCATGAATAAACGGGAAGTGCTGGAACAGGTGGAGCATGGCTACCACATGCCGTGCCCCACAGGCTGCCCAGCATCCCTGTACGAGGTCATGGAACAGACCTGGCGTCTGGACCCGGATGAGAGGCCTACCTTCGAGTACCTGCAGTCCTTCCTGGAGGACTACTTCACCTCCACAGAACCCCAGTACCAGCCTGGGGATGAGACATAG
- the FGR gene encoding tyrosine-protein kinase Fgr isoform X3 yields the protein MDLKEDGRARGMGCVFCKKLEPGPKEDGGLEEDFRGYRAADCCGPAPTQGRPASSFAHIPNYNNFSPQPASPAFLNGGTIRGISGTGVTLFIALYDYEARTEDDLTFAKGEKFHILNNMWYFGKIGRKDSERQLLSPGNPRGAFLIRESETTKGAYSLSIRDWDQARGDHVKHYKIRKLDTGGYYITTRAQFDSVQELVQHYLEVNDGLCHLLTAACTTVKPQTLGLAKDAWEISRSSIALERRLGTGCFGDVWLGMWNGSTKVAVKTLKPGTMSPKAFLAEAQIMKLLRHDKLVQLYAVVSEEPIYIVTEFLCHGSLLEFLKDREGWDLRLPQLVDMAAQVAEGMAYMERMNYIHRDLRAANILVGERLLCKIADFGLARLIEDDEYNPHQGTKFPIKWTAPEAALFGRFTIKSDVWSFGILLTELITKGRVPYPGMNKREVLEQVEHGYHMPCPTGCPASLYEVMEQTWRLDPDERPTFEYLQSFLEDYFTSTEPQYQPGDET from the exons CAGGGCACGTGGAATGGGCTGTGTGTTCTGCAAGAAGTTGGAGCCGGGGCCCAAGGAGGATGGTGGCCTGGAAGAGGACTTCAGGGGCTACAGGGCTGCAGACTGCTGTGGCCCTGCCCCTACTCAGGGCCGGCCTGCATCCTCCTTCGCCCATATCCCCAACTACAACAACTTCTCCCCTCAGCCCGCCAGCCCCGCCTTCCTCAATGGGGGCACCATCAGGGGCATCTCAG GGACTGGGGTGACCCTGTTCATCGCCCTTTATGACTATGAGGCCCGAACAGAGGATGACCTCACCTTCGCCAAGGGCGAGAAGTTCCACATCCTGAACAACAT GTGGTACTTTGGAAAGATCGGGAGGAAGGACTCAGAGAGGCAGCTGCTCTCCCCGGGGAACCCCCGGGGGGCCTTTCTCATTCGAGAGAGCGAGACCACCAAAG GCGCCTACTCCCTGTCCATCCGGGATTGGGACCAGGCCAGAGGCGATCACGTGAAGCATTACAAGATCCGCAAGCTGGACACAGGTGGCTACTACATCACCACGAGGGCTCAGTTCGACTCGGTACAGGAGCTGGTGCAGCACTACCTTG AGGTGAACGATGGACTGTGCCACCTGCTCACGGCGGCCTGCACCACCGTGAAGCCGCAGACGCTGGGCCTGGCCAAGGACGCCTGGGAGATCAGCCGCAGCTCCATCGCGCTCGAGCGGCGGCTGGGTACCGGCTGCTTCGGGGATGTGTGGCTGG GCATGTGGAACGGCAGCACGAAGGTGGCGGTGAAGACGCTGAAACCGGGCACCATGTCCCCGAAGGCCTTCCTGGCGGAGGCGCAGATCATGAAGCTGCTGCGCCATGACAAGCTGGTGCAGCTGTACGCAGTCGTGTCGGAGGAGCCCATCTACATCGTGACAGAATTCCTGTGCCACG GTAGCTTGCTGGAGTTCCTCAAGGACCGGGAGGGCTGGGATTTGAGGCTGCCCCAACTGGTGGACATGGCAGCCCAG GTAGCTGAGGGCATGGCCTACATGGAGCGCATGAACTACATCCACCGAGACCTGAGGGCAGCCAACATCCTTGTGGGGGAGCGGCTGCTGTGCAAGATTGCTGACTTCGGCCTGGCCCGTCTCATCGAGGATGATGAATACAACCCCCATCAAG GGACCAAGTTCCCCATCAAGTGGACAGCCCCAGAGGCTGCCCTCTTTGGCAGATTCACCATCAAGTCAGATGTGTGGTCCTTTGGGATCCTGCTCACTGAACTCATCACCAAGGGCCGAGTCCCCTACCCAG GCATGAATAAACGGGAAGTGCTGGAACAGGTGGAGCATGGCTACCACATGCCGTGCCCCACAGGCTGCCCAGCATCCCTGTACGAGGTCATGGAACAGACCTGGCGTCTGGACCCGGATGAGAGGCCTACCTTCGAGTACCTGCAGTCCTTCCTGGAGGACTACTTCACCTCCACAGAACCCCAGTACCAGCCTGGGGATGAGACATAG
- the FGR gene encoding tyrosine-protein kinase Fgr isoform X2 yields the protein MGCVFCKKLEPGPKEDGGLEEDFRGYRAADCCGPAPTQGRPASSFAHIPNYNNFSPQPASPAFLNGGTIRGISGTGVTLFIALYDYEARTEDDLTFAKGEKFHILNNIEGDWWEARSLSSGQTGYIPSNYVAPVDSIQAEEWYFGKIGRKDSERQLLSPGNPRGAFLIRESETTKGAYSLSIRDWDQARGDHVKHYKIRKLDTGGYYITTRAQFDSVQELVQHYLEVNDGLCHLLTAACTTVKPQTLGLAKDAWEISRSSIALERRLGTGCFGDVWLGMWNGSTKVAVKTLKPGTMSPKAFLAEAQIMKLLRHDKLVQLYAVVSEEPIYIVTEFLCHGSLLEFLKDREGWDLRLPQLVDMAAQVAEGMAYMERMNYIHRDLRAANILVGERLLCKIADFGLARLIEDDEYNPHQGTKFPIKWTAPEAALFGRFTIKSDVWSFGILLTELITKGRVPYPGMNKREVLEQVEHGYHMPCPTGCPASLYEVMEQTWRLDPDERPTFEYLQSFLEDYFTSTEPQYQPGDET from the exons ATGGGCTGTGTGTTCTGCAAGAAGTTGGAGCCGGGGCCCAAGGAGGATGGTGGCCTGGAAGAGGACTTCAGGGGCTACAGGGCTGCAGACTGCTGTGGCCCTGCCCCTACTCAGGGCCGGCCTGCATCCTCCTTCGCCCATATCCCCAACTACAACAACTTCTCCCCTCAGCCCGCCAGCCCCGCCTTCCTCAATGGGGGCACCATCAGGGGCATCTCAG GGACTGGGGTGACCCTGTTCATCGCCCTTTATGACTATGAGGCCCGAACAGAGGATGACCTCACCTTCGCCAAGGGCGAGAAGTTCCACATCCTGAACAACAT CGAGGGTGACTGGTGGGAGGCTCGGTCCCTCAGCTCTGGACAAACTGGCTACATTCCCAGCAACTACGTGGCCCCTGTGGACTCCATCCAGGCTGAAGA GTGGTACTTTGGAAAGATCGGGAGGAAGGACTCAGAGAGGCAGCTGCTCTCCCCGGGGAACCCCCGGGGGGCCTTTCTCATTCGAGAGAGCGAGACCACCAAAG GCGCCTACTCCCTGTCCATCCGGGATTGGGACCAGGCCAGAGGCGATCACGTGAAGCATTACAAGATCCGCAAGCTGGACACAGGTGGCTACTACATCACCACGAGGGCTCAGTTCGACTCGGTACAGGAGCTGGTGCAGCACTACCTTG AGGTGAACGATGGACTGTGCCACCTGCTCACGGCGGCCTGCACCACCGTGAAGCCGCAGACGCTGGGCCTGGCCAAGGACGCCTGGGAGATCAGCCGCAGCTCCATCGCGCTCGAGCGGCGGCTGGGTACCGGCTGCTTCGGGGATGTGTGGCTGG GCATGTGGAACGGCAGCACGAAGGTGGCGGTGAAGACGCTGAAACCGGGCACCATGTCCCCGAAGGCCTTCCTGGCGGAGGCGCAGATCATGAAGCTGCTGCGCCATGACAAGCTGGTGCAGCTGTACGCAGTCGTGTCGGAGGAGCCCATCTACATCGTGACAGAATTCCTGTGCCACG GTAGCTTGCTGGAGTTCCTCAAGGACCGGGAGGGCTGGGATTTGAGGCTGCCCCAACTGGTGGACATGGCAGCCCAG GTAGCTGAGGGCATGGCCTACATGGAGCGCATGAACTACATCCACCGAGACCTGAGGGCAGCCAACATCCTTGTGGGGGAGCGGCTGCTGTGCAAGATTGCTGACTTCGGCCTGGCCCGTCTCATCGAGGATGATGAATACAACCCCCATCAAG GGACCAAGTTCCCCATCAAGTGGACAGCCCCAGAGGCTGCCCTCTTTGGCAGATTCACCATCAAGTCAGATGTGTGGTCCTTTGGGATCCTGCTCACTGAACTCATCACCAAGGGCCGAGTCCCCTACCCAG GCATGAATAAACGGGAAGTGCTGGAACAGGTGGAGCATGGCTACCACATGCCGTGCCCCACAGGCTGCCCAGCATCCCTGTACGAGGTCATGGAACAGACCTGGCGTCTGGACCCGGATGAGAGGCCTACCTTCGAGTACCTGCAGTCCTTCCTGGAGGACTACTTCACCTCCACAGAACCCCAGTACCAGCCTGGGGATGAGACATAG
- the FGR gene encoding tyrosine-protein kinase Fgr isoform X4 — translation MDLKEDGWYFGKIGRKDSERQLLSPGNPRGAFLIRESETTKGAYSLSIRDWDQARGDHVKHYKIRKLDTGGYYITTRAQFDSVQELVQHYLEVNDGLCHLLTAACTTVKPQTLGLAKDAWEISRSSIALERRLGTGCFGDVWLGMWNGSTKVAVKTLKPGTMSPKAFLAEAQIMKLLRHDKLVQLYAVVSEEPIYIVTEFLCHGSLLEFLKDREGWDLRLPQLVDMAAQVAEGMAYMERMNYIHRDLRAANILVGERLLCKIADFGLARLIEDDEYNPHQGTKFPIKWTAPEAALFGRFTIKSDVWSFGILLTELITKGRVPYPGMNKREVLEQVEHGYHMPCPTGCPASLYEVMEQTWRLDPDERPTFEYLQSFLEDYFTSTEPQYQPGDET, via the exons GTGGTACTTTGGAAAGATCGGGAGGAAGGACTCAGAGAGGCAGCTGCTCTCCCCGGGGAACCCCCGGGGGGCCTTTCTCATTCGAGAGAGCGAGACCACCAAAG GCGCCTACTCCCTGTCCATCCGGGATTGGGACCAGGCCAGAGGCGATCACGTGAAGCATTACAAGATCCGCAAGCTGGACACAGGTGGCTACTACATCACCACGAGGGCTCAGTTCGACTCGGTACAGGAGCTGGTGCAGCACTACCTTG AGGTGAACGATGGACTGTGCCACCTGCTCACGGCGGCCTGCACCACCGTGAAGCCGCAGACGCTGGGCCTGGCCAAGGACGCCTGGGAGATCAGCCGCAGCTCCATCGCGCTCGAGCGGCGGCTGGGTACCGGCTGCTTCGGGGATGTGTGGCTGG GCATGTGGAACGGCAGCACGAAGGTGGCGGTGAAGACGCTGAAACCGGGCACCATGTCCCCGAAGGCCTTCCTGGCGGAGGCGCAGATCATGAAGCTGCTGCGCCATGACAAGCTGGTGCAGCTGTACGCAGTCGTGTCGGAGGAGCCCATCTACATCGTGACAGAATTCCTGTGCCACG GTAGCTTGCTGGAGTTCCTCAAGGACCGGGAGGGCTGGGATTTGAGGCTGCCCCAACTGGTGGACATGGCAGCCCAG GTAGCTGAGGGCATGGCCTACATGGAGCGCATGAACTACATCCACCGAGACCTGAGGGCAGCCAACATCCTTGTGGGGGAGCGGCTGCTGTGCAAGATTGCTGACTTCGGCCTGGCCCGTCTCATCGAGGATGATGAATACAACCCCCATCAAG GGACCAAGTTCCCCATCAAGTGGACAGCCCCAGAGGCTGCCCTCTTTGGCAGATTCACCATCAAGTCAGATGTGTGGTCCTTTGGGATCCTGCTCACTGAACTCATCACCAAGGGCCGAGTCCCCTACCCAG GCATGAATAAACGGGAAGTGCTGGAACAGGTGGAGCATGGCTACCACATGCCGTGCCCCACAGGCTGCCCAGCATCCCTGTACGAGGTCATGGAACAGACCTGGCGTCTGGACCCGGATGAGAGGCCTACCTTCGAGTACCTGCAGTCCTTCCTGGAGGACTACTTCACCTCCACAGAACCCCAGTACCAGCCTGGGGATGAGACATAG